A stretch of the Archangium violaceum genome encodes the following:
- a CDS encoding DUF455 family protein, whose product MIDLLDTIRGLVEPLAHGEYVADWQARAARLSALGDYYSLRMRDNPFLESEDAGLGGPFGSPAHLRSQMHAHFDEAMAARSVSYGFALGPLTGTDRELFARAYHQVDSVEKMAMSAIAHALYRLQPPLPVALQLCGVLYDEALHLTALSSLLAIPQEKEPWITPKREPFWHELRRTEDLLSYVFLQHCLSEAEGSIAAAEKWRQLQQAGAGPTATRVAHRIFVEETGHALTGYMVLKQLDESLPASVFHRLVERYLESEPLVEASTRKGQRQRFALRLAELYITRRSLTQVHAELMRCARAAALPLPLGEGGG is encoded by the coding sequence ATGATCGATCTCCTCGACACCATCCGCGGCCTGGTGGAGCCGCTTGCCCACGGTGAATACGTGGCGGACTGGCAGGCACGCGCGGCGCGGCTGTCGGCGCTCGGCGATTACTATTCGCTGCGCATGCGCGACAACCCGTTCCTCGAGTCGGAGGACGCCGGCCTCGGCGGACCCTTCGGCTCACCCGCGCACCTGCGCTCCCAGATGCACGCCCACTTCGACGAGGCGATGGCGGCCCGCTCCGTCTCCTATGGCTTCGCCCTCGGGCCACTGACCGGGACCGATCGGGAGCTGTTCGCTCGCGCGTACCACCAGGTCGACTCCGTCGAGAAGATGGCCATGAGCGCGATCGCCCATGCCCTCTACCGGCTCCAGCCCCCGCTTCCGGTGGCCCTCCAGCTCTGCGGCGTCCTCTACGACGAGGCCCTCCACCTCACGGCCCTGAGCTCGCTGCTGGCCATCCCTCAGGAGAAGGAGCCGTGGATCACCCCCAAGCGCGAGCCCTTCTGGCACGAGCTCCGGCGGACGGAGGATCTCCTCTCGTATGTCTTCCTCCAGCACTGCCTGTCGGAAGCGGAGGGCAGCATCGCGGCGGCGGAGAAGTGGCGGCAGCTCCAGCAAGCCGGCGCGGGCCCCACCGCGACGCGGGTGGCCCATCGCATCTTCGTCGAGGAGACCGGACACGCGCTCACTGGCTATATGGTGTTGAAGCAGCTCGACGAGTCCTTGCCCGCGAGCGTCTTTCACCGGCTCGTGGAGCGCTATCTGGAGAGCGAGCCGCTCGTGGAAGCCTCCACGCGCAAGGGACAGCGGCAGCGGTTCGCCCTGCGACTGGCGGAGCTGTACATCACCCGGAGGAGCCTCACGCAGGTGCACGCGGAGCTGATGCGATGCGCACGGGCGGCGGCGCTCCCTCTCCCTCTGGGAGAGGGCGGGGGGTGA